A window of Variovorax paradoxus genomic DNA:
GCCTGAAGCCCTGAATCAGCTCTTTCGCGCGCATCGCGGGTTCGGCGGGAGCGAAGGGCCCGCCGGGCCAGCCGATGTCGTTGGTACCCAGCAGCACGACCATGGCCCGCACCCCCGGCTGCGCGAACACGTCGCGGCCCGCACGCTCAAGGCCGGCGCGGCCCATGCCGTCTTTCAGCAGCCGGCCGCCGGAGATGCCGGCGTTCAGTACGGCGACGTCGCGGACTGCCAGTCGCTCGGCCAGCGCATCGGGCCAGCGGGTATTGGCGCCGGGCGTGGAGCCGTTGCCGTCGGTCAGCGAATCGCCGAGGGTGACGACGGTGGTAGGGGGCTTTTGCGTTTCGACGATCAGGCCGCTGACGTAGACGCGGGTGCTCCACTGGCTGGCTGCGACGGGCATGCGCGGTGCGGCGGTCAGGTCGCCGTCCGCCAGGTAGGCCGTCTGCCGGGCGTCGAAGTGAAAGCCCGCGGGCTGGCTGGGGCGCGGCAGGTAGAGCGACACGGCAACCTCGCCGAGCGGTGGCAGCGCGATGTCGACCGGATCGCTGACGAGCCGGGCGCCGGGCGGCACGGTCACTTCGGCCTGGCCGCCGAAGCGCAGCGGCCGGTCGCTGCCTTCTGCGATCGCGGAGCCTTCCGCATGGCGCGCCACGTGGGCCGCACCGATGTGCAGCGGCGAGGTGCCGCCTTCATTGCTGATCACCACGCGCAGCCGCGTGCCGCCGATGCTCAGCCGCGCCACCTGGCGCACGGTCTGCCGGTTGAACTGGAATGGCAGGCCCGGGGGCAA
This region includes:
- a CDS encoding SGNH/GDSL hydrolase family protein → MTASRFTSLIRRGAFALSLAGAVAASAAEPASTHWSPSWMASTQPIWSGDFALPPGLPFQFNRQTVRQVARLSIGGTRLRVVISNEGGTSPLHIGAAHVARHAEGSAIAEGSDRPLRFGGQAEVTVPPGARLVSDPVDIALPPLGEVAVSLYLPRPSQPAGFHFDARQTAYLADGDLTAAPRMPVAASQWSTRVYVSGLIVETQKPPTTVVTLGDSLTDGNGSTPGANTRWPDALAERLAVRDVAVLNAGISGGRLLKDGMGRAGLERAGRDVFAQPGVRAMVVLLGTNDIGWPGGPFAPAEPAMRAKELIQGFRQLIEMAHAHNVRIVAGTIPPNEGALKGTPLEGHYSPEKDKVRQAVNRWIRESGAFDALVDFDALLRDPAHPSRLKAAMDSGDHLHPGDAGYKAMAAAIDLDALLGIAP